The sequence TGGGCACCAACGGCAACGGCAAGAGCACCCTGATCAACTGCATCATGGGCATCGTGCGCCCAGCGGCCGGGGAGGTCTACGTGGAGCTGGACGGCCGGCGGATCGATCTGGTCGGCAAGGCGCCCGAGGACATCGTCAGCCTGGGGATCGCGCTGGTGCCCGAGGGCCGGCGACTGTTCCCCAAGCTGACCGTCGAGGAGAACCTCCTGCTGGGCGCCTACCGCGCGCAGGCTCGCCAGGCCATCGGGCGCAACATCGACTTCTGCTTCGAGGCCTTCCCGATCCTCCGCGAGCGGCGGCGCCAGCTGGCCGGGAGCATGAGCGGGGGAGAGCAGCAGATGCTGGCCATCGGTCGGGCTCTCATGACGGCGCCCCGGCTGCTGCTCGTCGACGAGCCGTCGGTCGGGCTGGCGCCGGTGCTCGTGTCCCGGGTGATCACCAAGATCAAGGAGCTGAAGGAGCAGTACCAGCTCACCGTGCTCATGGCCGAGCAGAACTTCAATCAGGCCACCCGCATCGCCGACCGCGGCTACATCATCGTCCACGGACAGATCGAGTTCGAGGGACGCAGCACGGCGGAGCTCCGGGGACACGAGCTCGTGAAGAAGTTCTACCTCGGAGTCTAGGCGATCGGGGCTGCCCATGGGGTACGTGGGAACCAGCGTCAAGCGTGCCGAGAGCCCGCGGCTGCTGAGCGGGCGCGGCCGCTACGTCGACGACCTCAGCTTGCCGCGCATGGTGCACGCCGCGTTCCTGCGCAGTCCCCATCCGCACGCGGACATCCGCCGGCTGGAGGTCGAGGCGGCCCGCCGCGCCCCCGGCGTGACGGCGATCCTGACGGGCGCCGAGGTGGCCGGGCTCTGCAAGCCGTACCGGGGCATCCTGCTGCACTACCGCGGGATGAAGACGGGAGCGATGCTCCCGCTGGCCCGCGGGCGGGTCCGCTACGTGGGCGAGCCGGTGGCGGCCGTGGCCGCGGACAGCCGCGCCGCCGCCGAGGACGCCGTCGCGCTGATCCAGGCCGACTATGCGCCGCGTCCGGCCCTGCTCTCCCCGGAGCAGGCGCAGGCGTCGGACGCGCCCCGCATCCACGACGAGCTCGGCGACAACGTGATCTACGAGACGGAGCTGAGCGCGGGGGACGTCGAGGAGGCGTTCGCCGGAGCCCACCAGATCTACCGTCGGACCTTCCGAGTCGGCCGCCACACCGGGGTGCCGCTGGAGGCGCGCAGCCTGCTCGCCGACTTCGATCCCTCCACGCGCGGGCTGACGGTGTGGATCTCCACCCAGGTGCCCCACATGATGCAGGCGGTGCTCGCCGACCTCTTCGGGCTGGCCGAGCACCACGTGCGCGTCGTCGCGCCCGACGTGGGGGGCTCGTTCGGCATCAAGATCCACGTCTACCAGGACGACATGGCGGCGGTGGCGCTGGCCATCCGGCTGGGCCGCCCCGTCAAGTGGGTGGCCACCCGGCGGGAGTCCTTCCTCAGCGACATCCACGCGCGCGAGCAGACGATCGACGTGGAGGTCGCGGTCGCCGCCGACGGGACGCTGCGGGGCATGCGGGGGCGCATCGTCGCCGCGGTGGGGCCGTACTCGGCCTACCCGCGCTCCAGCGTGGTGGAGGGCGGCCAGGTGCTCCGGCTCCTGCCCGGGCCCTATCGCCTGGAGGCCTACCAGGCGCGGCTGCAGGTGATCGCCCAGAACAAGGGCATCACCTCGCAGTACCGCGCGGTCGGTCATCCCATCGCTACCGCGGTGACCGAGAGCATGCTCGATCTGATCGCTCGCGATCTGGACCTCGATCCCGCCGAGATCCGCCGCCGGAACCTGCTCGCCCGAGAGGAGCTGCCCTACACCTCGGCTGGTGGCAACGTGTACGACAGCGGCAGCTACCAGGAGGCGCTCACCCACCTCCTGGACG comes from Candidatus Methylomirabilota bacterium and encodes:
- a CDS encoding ABC transporter ATP-binding protein, translating into MIRNVYAGYGAVRVLHGVSMEVCEGETVVLLGTNGNGKSTLINCIMGIVRPAAGEVYVELDGRRIDLVGKAPEDIVSLGIALVPEGRRLFPKLTVEENLLLGAYRAQARQAIGRNIDFCFEAFPILRERRRQLAGSMSGGEQQMLAIGRALMTAPRLLLVDEPSVGLAPVLVSRVITKIKELKEQYQLTVLMAEQNFNQATRIADRGYIIVHGQIEFEGRSTAELRGHELVKKFYLGV
- a CDS encoding xanthine dehydrogenase family protein molybdopterin-binding subunit, which encodes MGYVGTSVKRAESPRLLSGRGRYVDDLSLPRMVHAAFLRSPHPHADIRRLEVEAARRAPGVTAILTGAEVAGLCKPYRGILLHYRGMKTGAMLPLARGRVRYVGEPVAAVAADSRAAAEDAVALIQADYAPRPALLSPEQAQASDAPRIHDELGDNVIYETELSAGDVEEAFAGAHQIYRRTFRVGRHTGVPLEARSLLADFDPSTRGLTVWISTQVPHMMQAVLADLFGLAEHHVRVVAPDVGGSFGIKIHVYQDDMAAVALAIRLGRPVKWVATRRESFLSDIHAREQTIDVEVAVAADGTLRGMRGRIVAAVGPYSAYPRSSVVEGGQVLRLLPGPYRLEAYQARLQVIAQNKGITSQYRAVGHPIATAVTESMLDLIARDLDLDPAEIRRRNLLAREELPYTSAGGNVYDSGSYQEALTHLLDVAKYHELRREQAEARATGRYLGIGLSCFLELTGPGAQFYGSGGAPISGQEGATIRLEPSGAVTALVGVTDQGQGTTTALAQIIADELGVDLEAVSVRSGDTAMVPYGGGTWASRGMPIGGSATLLAARGLAARVRRLAAALLEADPEDIELRAGRAAVRGSPDRGLALEELARTVHFRSNELRGLEPSLEATTHYTNPSSWTFTNGAHLAVVEVDVETGRVRVLRYVAVDDCGRIVNPALVEGQIAGGIAQGIGGALWEHCAYDGDGQPLATTLMDYALPTASDLPAVDVHHLQTPAPMLAGGFKGAGEAGTTGAPAAILNALNDALAPFGVAVTDQPITPERVLRALSAGRRDRGSHEGGLA